From a region of the Paenibacillus antri genome:
- the map gene encoding type I methionyl aminopeptidase, translating to MIVTSEQEWAGLRRAGRAVAAAREAMLAAVEPGITTLELDRIGENVLKAHGAVSGPQTMYDFPGATCISVNKCVAHGIPGENRLKAGDLVNVDVSAVLDGFYSDTGSTMVCGTKPDAYKSFSPEHPYAEKLRILAACERALFAGIGKAKAGGKLSEIGRAVLREAQNNGYTVIRNLTGHGLGRQLHEEPSHVFNYPDPRERRLLKKGVVIAIEPFLSTGATNVNEGDDGWALLVPDNSLVVQFEHTVVVTEGDAVIMTLAE from the coding sequence ATGATCGTTACTTCGGAACAGGAATGGGCCGGACTTCGCCGCGCGGGACGGGCCGTCGCCGCGGCGCGCGAGGCGATGCTGGCGGCGGTGGAGCCGGGGATCACGACATTAGAATTGGATCGCATCGGGGAGAACGTGCTGAAGGCGCACGGCGCCGTCTCGGGGCCTCAGACGATGTACGACTTCCCGGGCGCGACGTGCATCAGCGTGAACAAGTGCGTGGCGCACGGCATTCCGGGGGAGAACCGTTTGAAGGCTGGCGACTTGGTCAACGTCGACGTGTCGGCGGTGTTGGACGGCTTCTACTCGGATACGGGCTCTACGATGGTATGCGGGACGAAGCCGGATGCGTATAAAAGCTTCTCGCCGGAGCATCCTTACGCGGAGAAGCTGCGCATTCTCGCCGCGTGCGAGCGGGCGCTGTTCGCCGGCATCGGCAAGGCGAAAGCGGGCGGCAAGCTGAGCGAGATCGGGCGCGCCGTGCTGCGGGAAGCGCAGAACAACGGCTACACCGTCATCCGGAATTTGACGGGACACGGTCTCGGACGGCAGCTGCACGAGGAGCCGAGCCACGTATTTAATTACCCGGATCCGCGGGAGCGGCGGCTGCTCAAGAAGGGCGTCGTCATCGCGATCGAGCCGTTCCTCTCGACGGGCGCGACGAACGTGAACGAAGGCGACGACGGCTGGGCGCTGCTCGTGCCGGACAACAGCCTCGTCGTACAGTTCGAGCATACGGTCGTCGTCACCGAGGGAGACGCCGTCATCATGACGTTGGCGGAATAG
- a CDS encoding HPr family phosphocarrier protein produces MTRQPVVVKLKTGLHARPAALFVQEANKFSSEVFVEKDEKKVNAKSIMGIMSLAISSGTEIHISAEGSDAEQAVNALVALVSKEELENQ; encoded by the coding sequence ATGACGAGACAGCCAGTGGTCGTGAAACTAAAAACCGGTCTCCACGCTAGACCCGCGGCTCTATTCGTGCAAGAAGCGAATAAATTTTCATCCGAGGTGTTTGTCGAGAAGGATGAGAAGAAAGTTAACGCGAAGAGCATCATGGGTATCATGAGTTTGGCGATCAGCTCCGGCACGGAAATCCACATAAGCGCAGAGGGCTCCGACGCAGAGCAGGCTGTAAACGCTTTAGTAGCATTGGTCAGCAAGGAAGAACTGGAAAATCAATAG